In bacterium, the sequence GGAAACTTGCCAAGTTTATTGAACTCTCACATAAAGCAGGTATACCTGTACCAGGTATGACATCTTCACTGGATTACATCTTACAGATATCTTCACCTATTATGGTTTCAGCTCAGGTAGCAGCCTTACAGAGAGATTATTTTGGAGCACACGGTTACTTCAAAATTGGTGGAGAAAGCCAACCAGAAGTAGTTAAAACTTCTGAAGGTAAAATGCAAGAGTTCCATACAGAATGGATGCTCGACGGAAGACCCGAGATAGATATAACGAAATAAAATACTATAATGATAAAAGCGAGGCTTATCCCAAGTACCCCCGAGGGAATTACCCTTGCTTGTCATTCCGGACTTGATCCGGAATCTCGTTTTTACTACTCCTGTTACGTGGATTAGGTTGGAGTTCCTGAAACCCTGCCAGGGTAAACAAGTTCAGGATGACAGAGTGGGGCGTTCAGAATGAGAAAATGGGCGGGTAGAACGCCGAAGGCGAAAAGGATTACACCCTTACTTTATACTATTCCTCCCCCAGAGGAGAGGAAGGGAGAAATATGACTAACAAAACTTTACAAAGAGGTGGACTATGAAAAAAAATGTAGTTATAGCTCAAAGCGGTGGACCAACCGCTGTAATAAATAATAGTATAAGAGGAGCTGTAGATTCTCTCTTTAAATCAGATAAGATAGACAAAATCTATGGCGCAAAAATGGGTATCATAGGAGTTCTTAAAGAAGAGTTATATGATATAAATTCTCAAAATCCACAACAGGTTAAACTCCTTTCAAAAACACCTTCAGCTGGCGTGATTGGTAGTTGCCGTTACAAAATTAAGTCAGACGAAGATATGGAAAGGATAATAGACGTTTTTGAGAAACATAATGTCGGGTACTTCTTTTATTGTGGTGGTAACGATTCTATGGATACCGCAAACAAGGTAAGTGTCCTTGCAAAAAAGAAAGGGCTTGATATAATCTCAACCGGTATTACAAAAACCATCGACAATGATGTTGGCGGAGATTTACAGGAAGACGGAACATTCGCTCTATGCGACCACAACCCTGGCTACGGTAGCGTTGCAAGATATACTGCTATGAATATTCTTGAAGCAAACCAGGAGAATAAAGCAAGTTATACAAGCGACCCAGTACTTGTTATAAGTTCTATGGGACGAAAGATAGGTTTTATTACTGCTTCTGCTCGATTAGCCGACCCAACAAGGAAAATGCCTCTCTTAATACTTCTACCTGAAGCATTAAACAAAAACAAACCAGAAGAAAACCTTCAATTTATTTTAGAAAGGGTTAACGAAAAGATAGAAGAGTTTGGTAGATGTATAGTGTCTATAAGTGAAGGTCTTGAGATTGGTGATCTGGAAATACTTAAAGACAATTTTGGGCACGCCCAATTTGGAGCATCAGGTAAATCTGTTGACCAAGCCCTTATCAACTACCTAAACGGTTTAGATAGAAAAGATAGTAAAGGATTCTCAAATAGTCGCCTTAAATGTAAAGGTATTGCCCGTTGTGAAAAACCCGGGACAAAACAGAGAAGAGATTTTTTTACAACCTCGCAGAGCGACCTAAAAGAAGCTTATGAAGTTGGCGCTTATGCTGCAGAAATTGCTTTGAGAGGAGAGGGCGGGTATATGTCAACCATTATACGAGAACCTGGTAACCCATATCAAGTTAGATATGATAAGGTCCCTCTCGACTTAGTTGCAAACGCTGATAGAAAGTTTCCTCAAAAATGGATTTCAGAGAACAAAGTTGATGTAACAGATGAGTTTATTAATTGGGCTTTACCTTTACTTGGGGACCCTCTACCAGAATTTGCTGAGTTTGAGGAAATCTTTGCACCTAAAAAATGTAAAGACTATATCCCTGTAACGCTAAGGTAATTGGTAAAAGAAAGACCCCTTCTGTCTTTGTTTGTCATTCCGGATTTGATCTGGAATCTCGCTTTTCACGAAATTACTGATGAAGGTTGTACATCAATGTATTTTACGGAGGTCTGACCTTCGTCTTAATCAAATGTAGAGGAAACTGCAAATCACGAGGGTTTGCAAAAAGGTAGAACACTGAAGGCGAAAAGGAATGAGGAAAAATACAACCCTGCTACCAAACAGGGTAAAGGAGATTAATATGTTATTCAAAAAACTTACAGCCGATGAGATTAAAAACGACCCAGAACAGCAACTAAAATCTTTTAAAAGAACAAAAGAATATCTTGTAGCCATTGATACAGACGGTTGCGTCACAGACAATATGAATGGTAAACATATGATGATATTTCAACCCCAATATATGGAATATTATCAACTCTGGGGTTTAGAATCTTATTTTAGAGAGGTTTCAGAATATTACAACCTTTTTTCTGTTAAAAGAGGGTGTAACAGATTTCTTGCAATAAAATACTCTCTCGATGCCCTAAATAATAGAAAAGACGTGCAAGATATAATTAAAGAGAAACATATTACACTTCCTGAAGTAGAACCTCTTAACCAATATATTGATTATTGCGAAAATAATAAACTGGGGCTTGGGAACCCAAGTTTAGAGCAGTTTTTGGCTACAAGGTCTATGGACCTATATTTGTATAAACTTCTTGGTTGGAGTGAAGCCGTTAACAGAACATTTCCTTTTGTAAAGATACCTCCTTTTGAAAACGTTAAAGAATCTTTAGCACTTATGGCTGAGAAGGCAGACGTTATGATTGTTTCTCAGACACCTTACGAAGACCTTGTAAATTTCTGGGA encodes:
- a CDS encoding diphosphate--fructose-6-phosphate 1-phosphotransferase: MKKNVVIAQSGGPTAVINNSIRGAVDSLFKSDKIDKIYGAKMGIIGVLKEELYDINSQNPQQVKLLSKTPSAGVIGSCRYKIKSDEDMERIIDVFEKHNVGYFFYCGGNDSMDTANKVSVLAKKKGLDIISTGITKTIDNDVGGDLQEDGTFALCDHNPGYGSVARYTAMNILEANQENKASYTSDPVLVISSMGRKIGFITASARLADPTRKMPLLILLPEALNKNKPEENLQFILERVNEKIEEFGRCIVSISEGLEIGDLEILKDNFGHAQFGASGKSVDQALINYLNGLDRKDSKGFSNSRLKCKGIARCEKPGTKQRRDFFTTSQSDLKEAYEVGAYAAEIALRGEGGYMSTIIREPGNPYQVRYDKVPLDLVANADRKFPQKWISENKVDVTDEFINWALPLLGDPLPEFAEFEEIFAPKKCKDYIPVTLR